The following is a genomic window from Anaerolineales bacterium.
ACCAGAACGACAGCCCGGAAGAAGCCGGTCGCCTGGTAAAACTGCTGCAGGGCCTCAACTGCCACGTCAACATCATCCCGCTCAACCCCACACAGGGTTACGCCGGGCAACGCTCCACTCGCGAAAGTGTGGCGGCTTTCAAGCAGATCTTGGACAACGCCGGCATTTCGTGCACCGTGCGCGTACGCCGGGGCATTGACATCCAAGCGGGCTGCGGCCAATTGGCCGAACGCGCGGATGGCGGCTTGCTGCAAGTCAATTAGCCATCCGTGCTAAAATCTGTCTACCCCGTAGCCTTAGAGGAGTCGCTTTGACTGAGCAAGTTGTCCGCCTCATCTACCCGCCCTCCGCAGTCAACACCCCGATCGTAAACCAGCTCATCCGCAATTTTGGCGATTTGTCCATCAATATCTTGCGCGCCCAGGTCAACCCAACCGAAGGCTGGTTGGAAGTGCAGCTGGTCGGCAGCGCCGCTGTGATTGAATCTTCGATCGATTGGCTGCGTTCTCAGGGAATTGAAGTGCAAGTCCTCGGCGCATAGCGGTCTGCCCACATGGCAGCCAAATTCATCCTCAACCCCTACGCCGCCCGCTGGAGTGCCGGCAAACGCCAAGCCGCAGCAGAAGCGGCTTTGTGCAATGCCGGTATCGCTTTCGAAACCGTGGTCAGCGACGGGCCGGGCCATTGCACGCAACTGGCCACCGAGGCTGCCCAACAAGGCTTTGACCCCATCCTTGCAGGCGGTGGAGACGGCACGATTGGCGAAGTGGTCAACGGCATCTTGCTGGCTGCGCCTAAGAAGATGCCCATACTGGGTATCCTGCCGCTCGGCACCGCCAACGACACCGTGGTCAACCTGGGCCTGCCCAAGGACCTGGACGCCGCCGCGGCGGTGATCGCCGCTGGCAACACCCGCAACATAGATGTATGCCAGGTCAACCAGCGCTATTTCATCAACAACGCCGGCATCGGTCTGGAACCCTACGTCACCACCATCCAACAACGCATGACGGCCATCAAGGGCATTGCGCGCTATCTGCTGGCCACGCTGGTCGCCATTGGCCGCAACCCCAAATGGCATATGAAGCTGCAATGGGACGACGGCCAATACGAGGGGCCATGCACCCTGGTCTCCATCGGCAACTCACCGTTGACCGGCGGCGTGTTCTACACCGTGCCCCATGCTGACCCGTTTGATGGCAAGCTCAGCTTCGTCTATGGCTATCTACCCACACGTCTGGGCATCCTGTCCGTCCTGCCCAAGACGATGAAAGCGGCGGAAGGCAATTACGTTGAGCATCCCGCCGTGCACGAAGTCCACGCCACCCGGCTGCGCGTGCAAGTGCGGCCGGGCTCGCCCGCCCATGCCGACGGCGAGTTGATCTCAGAGGATATTCAAACGCTGGAATATCGCATCCATCCCGCCAAGCTGCCGATCCTGCTGCCCGGCTGATGGGCAGGCTTTCCAACCTGCTGCGTTTCCTTTATCACCTGCTCTATTATCCTTTCGCCTGGGCTTATGACTTGGTGGCCTGGGTCGTCTCGCTGGGCCATTGGAACGATTGGGTTGCCAGCGTGGCGCCGCGCGCCACTGGTCCGCGCCTGCTGGAGCTGGGGCACGGCCCTGGCCACTTGCAGGCGCTGTTGGCCGGCGCACGGCCTTTCGTGGTCGGGCTGGA
Proteins encoded in this region:
- a CDS encoding diacylglycerol kinase family lipid kinase — protein: MAAKFILNPYAARWSAGKRQAAAEAALCNAGIAFETVVSDGPGHCTQLATEAAQQGFDPILAGGGDGTIGEVVNGILLAAPKKMPILGILPLGTANDTVVNLGLPKDLDAAAAVIAAGNTRNIDVCQVNQRYFINNAGIGLEPYVTTIQQRMTAIKGIARYLLATLVAIGRNPKWHMKLQWDDGQYEGPCTLVSIGNSPLTGGVFYTVPHADPFDGKLSFVYGYLPTRLGILSVLPKTMKAAEGNYVEHPAVHEVHATRLRVQVRPGSPAHADGELISEDIQTLEYRIHPAKLPILLPG